AACCAATGCGTCCTCAAGGTCTCACCACCTCCATCATTCTATTACTACACAAAAAGCTAAAAAGATATGAATATCTAATATAAAGAGAGTAGAGACCAATCAGAAGTAAGAAGGCAGCTATTCATCCTAGACTAAGACTAAAGTAAAGACCACACATGAGGCCCTTTAAGGAATTAGAAACAAAAGATCAATAGTAACCAAACAAAACCAAGAAAATGATACAATCAGCAAATATGCATTATGCAGACTACTGCATAATATTTTGCATTCGCATAAAATGAACTGCTCAATTGCAATGTAGTTCCATTACAAGGCTTCCGGAGAGGACGGAGGGTGCCAAATACTATACAGTGTGTGCTGATGCTTGTTACCAGAAGAACAGAACACACTAAATCATTATCAGTACTTCAGTTATGAAAACAACAAAAACTTAGATGCAATATCACTGCAGGGTTTATAAAAACAACACACCTTGTAGATTTGGGAAAATCTACTTCAAGACCACTGACAGAAAAAAAGTTATCATACCATGTCTCCAAGGCCAAGCATCATGAAGTCTGCACCATTTCCTCCAAGAACTGCACCACTGAACAAATTTCTTGGGAAGACTATTTTCACAGGCAACTCAAGCTTCTTTGTAATCAATTGCAACCCAGGAAGACTCAAACTATTAGCTACTGTATGGACAGGATTTGATGCTTGTTGTGTTGCCACTGATACCATGACATTGGCACCAAAAAATCTCTCTGAGAAGAACACCCAGAATATGTCATATACAAACAAGCATGCAAGTAGCATTGCGCATATTTTGATGTTTGGAAGGCGCACATGACTCACAAATGCGATGCAAATAGAAATACCCAACAAGTTGTTCAAAACCCAATGCCCAGAAACAAGCCAAGCTGCAACTGTAATAAAGCATGCCAACAACAATAAGCCTTGGATTCGTGTAAATGACCTTGAACAGCAACGTGACACAAATGGATCTGCCAGACCATAATGTGACTTTACATAGGCAACATAAGGAAAGAGGCAGAAGAATAGTGATGAAACAGAGGCAAAGACTGTGAATGCAGTGAGAAGTTGAGAGACGGATGAAAACAGGTAAAACATTAAAAGTAAACTGCAAGAGCTCATTATTGGGATCATTAGTGCCTGGGACCCATCCAATGTAATAGATGCTTCTGATAAGTCACGATTCCGCTCCATTTCTTTTCCATAATTTAGAGCTCTAAATGCAGATCCAAATGTCACGGCTACAGCTGTCACTATTAGGGTAATGGGTGCAGGCTCCAGCAAATACAAGAGCTTCCACAAGGACTCCATAATGAAGAACAAAATTCTGTCAAATTACCCGTCTTCTGTAAACAACAGTATCACCAATTTAGCAACCAAAGTTGCATTTTATCTTTGACGAATGCTTGACCAAATTAATTCGtgtgaacctgcaaaactgtggTCAGAGGTGTAAAAGAAATATAGGAGCACATGGAAACATCAGTGAAGAAATTGACAACAGAAGCTGATCCTGTTAATAACATAAAGACTGAAACTTTCAGGATTATTTGGTTGTCCTGTTACTATGTCCTTTGAAAATGGCAAAATTAAAGAACAAATTCCCATTTTTCAAAAAT
Above is a genomic segment from Hevea brasiliensis isolate MT/VB/25A 57/8 chromosome 17, ASM3005281v1, whole genome shotgun sequence containing:
- the LOC110671746 gene encoding signal peptide peptidase-like 1 — protein: MESLWKLLYLLEPAPITLIVTAVAVTFGSAFRALNYGKEMERNRDLSEASITLDGSQALMIPIMSSCSLLLMFYLFSSVSQLLTAFTVFASVSSLFFCLFPYVAYVKSHYGLADPFVSRCCSRSFTRIQGLLLLACFITVAAWLVSGHWVLNNLLGISICIAFVSHVRLPNIKICAMLLACLFVYDIFWVFFSERFFGANVMVSVATQQASNPVHTVANSLSLPGLQLITKKLELPVKIVFPRNLFSGAVLGGNGADFMMLGLGDMAIPAMLLALVLCFDHRKSRDPISLLDLHSSKGHKYLWYALPGYAIGLVTALASGVLTQSPQPALLYLVPSTLGPVVVISWVRRELAELWEGSMPNLNDKLRQIEV